One stretch of Zingiber officinale cultivar Zhangliang chromosome 6B, Zo_v1.1, whole genome shotgun sequence DNA includes these proteins:
- the LOC121992455 gene encoding protein Asterix-like, with protein sequence MKETSSSATDPRQPSAAKPYVPPTLSPQDLPIDYAGFLAVIFGVLGVTLRYKLCSWLAIIFCAQSFANMKSFENDSKQLSMAFMFGVMGLVTNYLGPRPVKKS encoded by the exons ATGAAGGAGACTAGTTCTTCCGCGACCGATCCGAGGCAGCCGTCCGCGGCGAAGCCCTACGTCCCTCCGACCTTGTCGCCTCAGGATCTCCCCATCGACTATGCTGGATTTCTCGCCGTTATCTTCGGCGTTCTCGGCGTTACCTTGCGG TACAAGCTTTGCTCATGGCTGGCAATTATCTTTTGTGCTCAGTCTTTTGCAAACATGAAGAGTTTTGAGAATGATTCTAAACAGTTGTCTATGGCTTTCAT GTTTGGTGTTATGGGGTTGGTTACAAACTATTTGGGACCTCGTCCTGTGAAGAAATCTTAG
- the LOC121990196 gene encoding acyl carrier protein 4, chloroplastic-like translates to MATLSAAFASWKPAASFINQTKGLTYRAKVASIGTSRLNFPSSRSSRLHIRCAAKPEIVNKVLEIVKRQLALSNETSLAPESKFSEIGADSLDTVEIVMCLEEEFSISIDEDNSQNINTIQDAADLIDQLVQQKTEVA, encoded by the exons ATGGCTACTCTTTCGGCTGCTTTTGCGTCATGGAAGCCTGCTGCCAGCTTCATTAACCAG ACTAAGGGGCTTACTTATCGAGCCAAGGTTGCATCAATTGGCACATCGAGGCTCAACTTTCCCTCTTCGAGATCATCGCGCCTTCACATCCGTTGCGCG GCCAAACCTGAGATAGTGAACAAAGTGTTAGAAATTGTGAAACGACAATTGGCATTGTCCAACGAAACTAGCCTCGCTCCGGAGTCAAAATTTTCTGAAATCGGTGCGGACTCACTAGACACG GTTGAGATTGTGATGTGCCTGGAGGAGGAGTTTAGCATCAGCATTGATGAAGACAACTCACAGAACATAAACACGATTCAAGATGCGGCCGATTTGATCGACCAACTCGTGCAGCAGAAAACTGAGGTCGCTTGA